The nucleotide sequence CATCTGAAGACGGACGAACCGGATCTACAGATTCAAATCACCGATGACGGCAGCCGCACGTTGGTCCGCACCGATCTTGGCGATGCCTATCACAGCGGTTGTGGTGCGATCGCCGAAAGCCGTCATGTCTATTTGAACAACAGCGGTGTTGCGGACCGCTTGCAACAGGGTTTGGCCACGCGTGTGTTCGAAGTCGGCTTGGGCACCGCCATGGCCGCATTGGCAACGATCGACTTGGCACAGAAGTATCAAACGCCGTTGGATTATCACGCGGTCGATCGACGGCTTCCCGCCGCCGATACGCTGCGTCAACTGAATCCAGAATCCTGGATCGACGACGCATCATTGGCGAAGCGTTTCTTGCAGTGGAGATCCGACAAGTGTTCAGCCACCGCGTCGGGCCGCATCGATTGGACGGTCAGCGATACCGTGCGGTTAACCGTCGATTTGGTCAGCCTGCTGGACTGGCCGCCTGCAGGGACCGCGGATGACCTTGAACCGTTTGACGCGATCTATTTCGATCCATTCGCACCGGCGACCGACCCGCAATTGTGGACCGAATCGGTATTCGCCAAGATGCGACGTCACATTGCACCGGAGGGACGTTTGGTGACGTATTGTGTCAACCGGCAAGTACGCGATTGCATGGCCGCCGCCGGCTGGACGGTCGATCGCGTCCGGGGTCCCGTCGGGGGCAAACGCGAAGTCTTGATTGCTTCGCCGGGGTCCGCGGGCTGACCCGACCACGAAGGTGGCCCAGGCGGTTAAACTGTGGCGTTTCCCAGGCGGTCCGCCGGAATTGCCCACCCCGACAGCTTCTCCCCACCCCTGTTTCGAGACCTTCGCATGATGCGATCCCCAAAAATTCTGTTTGCCGTCTTCCTGGTCGCCATGGCCTTTGGATGCCTGCCGGCGTTGATTGCTCAGGAAGCCGCGTCGACACCCGGCGTCACCGATACCGCCGCCGCGAGCGACTGGAACGCGACGCCGATGATTTTGGTCGGCATCGGAATCGTGGCCGTTCTGGGGATGATCATCGGACTAAAGCTGAACGCGTTTCTGGCGCTGATCATTTCCGCGATCATCGTCAGCCTGCTGGTCGGGCTTCAGTACGACCAAGACATGGGCGCGCGGATGGCAAAGGTCGTTTCGGCGTTCGGCAGCAGCGCCGGCGGTGTGGGTATCGTCATCGCGATGGCGGCGATCATTGGCAAATGCATGCTGGACAGCGGGGCCGCTGATCGCATCGTCCGCGCCGCGATTCGCATCACCGGTGAAAAGAAGGCTTCGATCGGTTTGATGATCAGCGGCTTTATCCTGGCCGTCCCCGTCTTCTTTGACACCGTCTTTTATTTGTTGGTGCCGTTGGCTCGCAGCCTTTACCGCCGCACGAACAAGAATTATCTACGCTACCTGATGGCCATCGCCACCGGTGGATGCATCACTCACACACTGGTGCCGCCGACGCCGGGTCCTCTATTGGTCGCCGCGACACTGGGCGTGGACATCGGAATGATGATGATCGTCGGCGTCATCGTGGCAATACCGTCCGCCGTCATCGGCCTGGCCTTTTCCGCCTTCGTTGACACTCGCATGCCGATCGCGATGCGGCCGCTTGCCGCCGGGGAAAACAAACATCAAGCGTTGATGCCGGATCAGCTGCCTTCGCTTTGGCTGTCGTTCTTGCCGGTGGCAATTCCCGTCCTATTGATCGGTGCCGGAACTTTGGCGACGACCATGGCGGACAAAGAAGACCGCGCGCGGTTGGCTGTCGAAGACGTTCGTGACTACTCCGAATTGGTCTCCTTGATCCAAGACGCCCGGCCCGGCACGCCGGCCGCGCGAGTCGTCGGAAGCCAACGTCTGGACGATGACGACCGTGCGTTGCTTTCCACCGTGCCGTCGGACGACGACGCCAAGCAAGCCTATGTCGATGCCTTGAACGATGTCTTGCTGGACCCCGATCTGTACGACGAACAAGCGTTCTTGGGCGTGCCGCTGTCGGACGTTGTCAAGAACGGATTGTCCGCCAACCAGACTCGGATGAAGCCGGTCGATCGTCGGCGGATGAACCGCGTGCTGCTGCAAGATGCCTTTCCCGATCAGTTCCGCACGCTGGACTGGGATTCGCCGTCACGAAAGATGGCCAACCGGCTGTCGCTGTGGAGCAATGCGAACTTCGCCCTTCTGTTGGCCGCCATCGTTGCGATGCTGACGTTGAAGACCGTCCGCAGTCTTTCCTGGCGTGCCCTGGGGACCGACGTCGAAGAAGCCTTGATGTCCGGCGGTGTTATTATCCTGATCACCGCCGCCGGTGGCGCGTTCGGTGCGATGCTGACTGACACCAAAGTCAGCGAATCGATTCGGCAATTGTTCGCCGGTTCCGACGCCAGCGGTGTCACACTGTTGCTGTTGGGCTGGGCCATTGCGGCGGTGCTGAAGGTCGCCCAAGGCAGCAGCACCGTGGCCATGATCATCGGATCGGCCATGATGTCGGCGATCATCGGTGACACCAAACCGGAATACCACATGGTCTATGTCGCCACCGCGGTCGGTTCGGGATCTCTGATGGGCAGCTGGATGAACGACAGCGGGTTCTGGATCTTCGCCAAGATGGGTGGTCTGACCGAAGCCGAATCGCTTCGCAGCTGGACGCCGTTGCTGGCCGTGCTTTCGGTCGGCGGGCTGACGATGACGCTTTTGATGAGCCAGGTATTGCCCCTGGTCGGCCAATGACCACCGAACGTCGACCACAACCCAACACCGCACCTGGACCGGCCACTTCGGCCGCAATCGGCCAGCGGGCACGCCCCTTGGCGGCCGAACCGGAACCTGCGGAGGTTTCGATTGGTCACAGCGGTGCGCTGGCGACCGGATGTCTGTTCACGATCGCGTCGTCATTGGTCACCTGTTTGCTGTTGTTCGTCAACGGTTCGCTGGTGATGGCAATTTTGGTCATGATGATGCGGTTTGCGCCCGCGTGGATGCAGCAACAAGCATTGATGCAGTTCTTGTTGTTCGCCCTGCCGGTGGCCCTGGTGTTTTTACAGTGGATGATGATCGATTACGTGCGTACACGTTTGTTCGACCCGGCAAGGCGTCGACAGAATCCGTCGACGTCTTTCGACCCATCGATGCAATGAAGCTGTACCTGATCCGTCATGCCGAAAGCCAAAACAATGCCCGGCCGACACACCAGCGGGTTTGTGATCCGCCGCTGACGGCGCGCGGCCGCCTGCAGGCACA is from Crateriforma conspicua and encodes:
- the mnmD gene encoding tRNA (5-methylaminomethyl-2-thiouridine)(34)-methyltransferase MnmD codes for the protein MPIPQRTHLKTDEPDLQIQITDDGSRTLVRTDLGDAYHSGCGAIAESRHVYLNNSGVADRLQQGLATRVFEVGLGTAMAALATIDLAQKYQTPLDYHAVDRRLPAADTLRQLNPESWIDDASLAKRFLQWRSDKCSATASGRIDWTVSDTVRLTVDLVSLLDWPPAGTADDLEPFDAIYFDPFAPATDPQLWTESVFAKMRRHIAPEGRLVTYCVNRQVRDCMAAAGWTVDRVRGPVGGKREVLIASPGSAG
- a CDS encoding GntP family permease; this encodes MAFGCLPALIAQEAASTPGVTDTAAASDWNATPMILVGIGIVAVLGMIIGLKLNAFLALIISAIIVSLLVGLQYDQDMGARMAKVVSAFGSSAGGVGIVIAMAAIIGKCMLDSGAADRIVRAAIRITGEKKASIGLMISGFILAVPVFFDTVFYLLVPLARSLYRRTNKNYLRYLMAIATGGCITHTLVPPTPGPLLVAATLGVDIGMMMIVGVIVAIPSAVIGLAFSAFVDTRMPIAMRPLAAGENKHQALMPDQLPSLWLSFLPVAIPVLLIGAGTLATTMADKEDRARLAVEDVRDYSELVSLIQDARPGTPAARVVGSQRLDDDDRALLSTVPSDDDAKQAYVDALNDVLLDPDLYDEQAFLGVPLSDVVKNGLSANQTRMKPVDRRRMNRVLLQDAFPDQFRTLDWDSPSRKMANRLSLWSNANFALLLAAIVAMLTLKTVRSLSWRALGTDVEEALMSGGVIILITAAGGAFGAMLTDTKVSESIRQLFAGSDASGVTLLLLGWAIAAVLKVAQGSSTVAMIIGSAMMSAIIGDTKPEYHMVYVATAVGSGSLMGSWMNDSGFWIFAKMGGLTEAESLRSWTPLLAVLSVGGLTMTLLMSQVLPLVGQ